A single genomic interval of Gammaproteobacteria bacterium harbors:
- a CDS encoding toxin-antitoxin system YwqK family antitoxin — protein sequence MNSRPSLWFKLVSLLPDGPWIWSAKASQLESRGNYKDGKKDGPWEVYYRDGQLEFKGNYKDGNRHGAWVMYYDNGQVRIRGNSRNGRPDGCFERYYNNGRLSEKLNYRNGELHRDFEKFHPNGRLMEKGNYVINNSHGLGELDGLFEAYHENGRLKKRGIYRAGYREGLWEFYYANGQLGKREKYKDGELDGLWERFDENGQLKEQRNYRR from the coding sequence ATGAACAGTAGACCGAGTTTATGGTTCAAGCTTGTGAGTTTACTCCCGGATGGCCCGTGGATCTGGTCTGCCAAGGCGAGCCAACTCGAGTCCAGAGGGAATTATAAAGACGGGAAAAAGGATGGGCCGTGGGAGGTCTACTATCGGGATGGCCAATTGGAATTCAAAGGGAATTATAAAGACGGGAACCGCCACGGCGCGTGGGTGATGTATTACGACAACGGGCAAGTAAGAATTCGCGGGAACTCCAGAAACGGCCGGCCGGACGGTTGTTTCGAAAGGTACTATAACAACGGCAGGTTATCCGAGAAGTTGAATTACAGGAATGGTGAACTCCATCGTGATTTTGAAAAGTTTCACCCCAACGGGCGACTGATGGAGAAAGGCAACTATGTCATAAACAATAGTCATGGCCTCGGTGAGCTGGACGGCCTGTTCGAGGCCTATCATGAGAATGGTCGGTTGAAAAAACGGGGCATCTACAGAGCGGGGTACAGAGAAGGGCTCTGGGAGTTCTATTACGCCAATGGCCAGCTGGGGAAAAGAGAGAAATACAAAGATGGTGAGCTGGATGGTTTGTGGGAACGCTTTGATGAGAACGGGCAACTAAAAGAACAACGGAATTACCGAAGGTAG
- a CDS encoding nuclear transport factor 2 family protein, with product MSQWNREEIDACFRRFMEITDRVFIEGDLEPWVQCFTEDAVYVDLGYGFNGGWDSEIRGRDAIRGWINGHFASFPNNQMAFWPVPWYVIDEERGWVICEWRNRMRDPGNGLVFEEKNYTRLKYAGNMQWSFEEDIYNPLRMRTMIELWRHERARCEAAGLALPEPRPEQARAMHEAVWEHDVNPGYSRAEIEDAVKRFEDAGNQAFRIRDHSEWLQFYTPDVQYREHGFGFAGGWEHEIHGRAAVKQWIDPHCDVWPINRMIDFPMDWYVIDERRGWVLLEYRNIMADPGDGTRLETRSYTRLKYGGNGQWRFEEDIYSPLRMRAMLDAWVLLNSRTGDKSGGG from the coding sequence ATGAGCCAGTGGAATCGGGAAGAGATCGATGCCTGTTTTCGCCGTTTCATGGAGATCACCGACCGGGTTTTCATCGAGGGGGACCTGGAACCCTGGGTGCAGTGCTTCACCGAAGATGCCGTCTATGTCGATCTTGGCTACGGCTTCAACGGTGGCTGGGACAGCGAGATCCGCGGCCGCGATGCGATTCGCGGCTGGATCAACGGTCACTTCGCGAGCTTCCCCAACAATCAGATGGCCTTCTGGCCGGTTCCCTGGTACGTGATCGACGAGGAGCGCGGCTGGGTAATCTGCGAGTGGCGCAACCGCATGCGCGATCCCGGCAACGGCTTGGTGTTCGAGGAGAAGAACTACACCCGCCTGAAGTATGCGGGCAACATGCAGTGGAGTTTCGAGGAGGACATCTACAACCCCTTGCGCATGCGCACGATGATCGAACTCTGGCGTCACGAGCGTGCGCGCTGCGAGGCGGCTGGCTTGGCGCTGCCCGAGCCCCGGCCCGAGCAGGCCCGCGCGATGCACGAGGCCGTGTGGGAGCACGACGTGAATCCGGGCTATTCGCGCGCCGAAATCGAGGATGCCGTGAAGCGCTTCGAGGACGCGGGCAACCAGGCCTTCCGCATTCGCGACCACAGTGAGTGGCTGCAGTTCTACACCCCGGATGTGCAGTACCGCGAGCACGGCTTTGGTTTTGCGGGCGGCTGGGAGCACGAGATCCACGGTCGCGCGGCGGTCAAGCAGTGGATCGACCCGCACTGTGACGTCTGGCCGATCAACCGCATGATCGACTTCCCGATGGACTGGTACGTGATCGACGAGCGCCGCGGCTGGGTGCTGCTGGAGTACCGCAACATCATGGCCGACCCCGGTGACGGTACCCGTCTGGAGACGCGCAGCTACACGCGACTCAAGTACGGTGGCAACGGACAGTGGCGCTTCGAGGAGGATATCTACAGTCCGCTGCGGATGCGTGCAATGCTGGATGCCTGGGTCCTGCTGAACTCCCGCACAGGTGACAAATCCGGGGGCGGATAG
- a CDS encoding enoyl-CoA hydratase, with the protein MTSPVLLEKQGHIGIITLNRPDAMNALSSALRNALANAINDCQQDKDIHVLIVTGNGKAFCAGFDLKELAAGGGDNASAAETADNIIGRAMAAFEGPIIGAINGFAITGGFELALACDVLIASSAAKFADTHARVGILPGWGLSQKLPRLIGMSRAKEMHFTGNTIDAGQACDWGLVNCVVAPDQLLSTAIQMATDMCGCVLPVLRQYKRLIDDGYSMPYDEALAWEEQQGIESAKRASAAMIAQRKGKVIERGREQGRTK; encoded by the coding sequence ATGACATCGCCTGTACTGCTTGAAAAGCAGGGCCATATTGGCATTATCACTCTCAACCGACCTGACGCGATGAACGCGCTCTCTTCCGCGCTGCGCAATGCCTTGGCCAATGCCATCAATGACTGCCAGCAGGACAAGGATATCCATGTCCTGATTGTTACCGGCAACGGCAAGGCGTTTTGCGCAGGCTTTGACCTCAAGGAACTGGCTGCCGGCGGTGGCGATAACGCCAGCGCAGCAGAGACCGCAGACAATATTATTGGTCGCGCGATGGCGGCTTTCGAGGGGCCGATTATTGGCGCCATCAACGGCTTTGCGATTACCGGCGGCTTTGAATTGGCCTTGGCCTGCGATGTATTGATTGCCTCGAGCGCAGCGAAATTCGCCGATACTCATGCCCGTGTCGGCATTTTGCCGGGATGGGGCCTGAGCCAGAAACTGCCGCGATTGATCGGTATGAGCAGGGCCAAGGAAATGCATTTCACCGGCAATACCATTGATGCCGGGCAGGCGTGTGATTGGGGTTTGGTGAACTGCGTGGTTGCGCCGGATCAATTGCTGTCGACGGCCATCCAAATGGCGACGGATATGTGCGGATGTGTGCTGCCGGTGCTCAGGCAGTACAAACGCCTGATTGACGATGGCTACAGCATGCCCTATGACGAGGCATTGGCCTGGGAGGAGCAACAGGGAATCGAGTCGGCAAAGCGCGCTTCCGCCGCAATGATCGCACAACGCAAGGGGAAGGTGATCGAGCGTGGCCGCGAGCAGGGCCGTACCAAGTGA
- a CDS encoding TetR/AcrR family transcriptional regulator — MKWEKPTDLHLAPRPRKQPQQSRSVQLVAAIRGACLRILDQEDVAALNTNRIAEVAGVGVASVYQYFPNKDAILACVYDELLERERTAITVLFSELATRSSREALETLVDHGIDSRRRLLAMAPDFYRKYHREFQLTPGDIARGEDLDSLGRSMASTGEMFARFGPRLRVPNDTSAQFILTRGIGAIIDRAAEDAPALLDDPTFRAALKDMALRFLLDSAAP, encoded by the coding sequence ATGAAGTGGGAAAAACCGACCGACCTCCACCTGGCGCCACGTCCGCGCAAGCAGCCGCAGCAGTCGCGCTCGGTACAACTCGTGGCGGCGATCCGCGGCGCCTGCCTGCGCATACTCGACCAGGAGGACGTGGCAGCCCTCAACACCAACCGCATCGCCGAGGTCGCGGGGGTGGGCGTGGCATCCGTGTACCAGTATTTCCCGAACAAGGATGCGATCCTGGCCTGTGTCTACGACGAGTTGCTCGAGCGCGAACGCACGGCGATAACCGTCCTGTTCAGCGAGCTGGCCACGCGCAGCAGCCGCGAGGCACTTGAAACCCTGGTCGACCACGGCATCGACTCTCGACGCCGGCTGCTCGCGATGGCCCCGGACTTCTATCGCAAGTACCACCGCGAGTTCCAGCTGACTCCAGGCGACATCGCACGCGGCGAAGACCTGGACAGCCTGGGCCGCTCGATGGCGTCCACTGGCGAAATGTTCGCGCGTTTCGGCCCACGCCTGCGCGTGCCGAACGATACCAGCGCGCAGTTCATCCTGACGCGCGGCATCGGCGCCATCATCGATCGTGCCGCGGAAGACGCGCCGGCGCTGCTCGACGACCCCACATTCCGCGCCGCGCTGAAGGACATGGCACTGCGCTTCCTGCTCGATTCCGCCGCACCCTGA